From Camelina sativa cultivar DH55 chromosome 20, Cs, whole genome shotgun sequence, the proteins below share one genomic window:
- the LOC104769708 gene encoding uncharacterized protein LOC104769708: MEENPHRVSRRNHGGTHYQNDAVDEDNRRRRHYNHGDDETKCSGKRCRSWAAAAIADCVALCCCPCAIINLLTLTFVKVPWMIGRRCLGGGRKSKKKRKKLPHNRRQRRGKINGGGDEYHHHHHNNNNHHHLRFETTEGGEKCGCGGGGGGGCYGGGDYDDHRFVVERDGSLTKEEEEENGEKTTSVKGGGGDNDESRISARVEAERVWLELYQIGHLGFGRVSFTGIQ, translated from the coding sequence ATGGAGGAAAACCCGCATCGAGTTTCACGTAGAAACCACGGCGGGACCCACTATCAAAACGACGCCGTCGACGAGGACAACCGTCGACGACGGCATTACAACCACGGCGACGACGAGACCAAATGCTCAGGCAAGAGATGCCGGTCGTGGGCGGCGGCTGCGATTGCTGACTGTGTAGCGCTTTGTTGCTGTCCATGTGCGATCATAAACCTTCTTACTCTTACTTTCGTCAAGGTCCCGTGGATGATAGGACGACGGTGTTTAGGCGGCGGCcggaagagcaagaagaagcgGAAGAAGCTACCTCACAACAGAAGACAACGGCGGGGAAAGATCAATGGTGGTGGAGAtgagtatcatcatcatcatcataataataataaccatcATCACCTCCGGTTTGAGACAACGGAGGGGGGAGAGAAATGCGGatgcggtggtggtggtggaggaggatgttaTGGCGGCGGAGATTATGATGATCACCGGTTTGTGGTAGAGAGAGATGGGAGTTTGacaaaggaggaggaggaagagaatggGGAGAAAACGACATCGGttaaaggaggaggaggagataatGATGAGTCGAGAATAAGTGCAAGAGTTGAAGCCGAGAGAGTGTGGTTAGAGTTGTATCAGATTGGTCATCTTGGATTTGGTAGAGTCTCCTTCACTGGAATTCAATGA
- the LOC104769705 gene encoding ADP-ribosylation factor isoform X1 has translation MGLNFTKLFSRLFAKKEMRILMVGLDAAGKTTILYKLKLGEIVTTIPTIGFNVETVEYKNISFTVWDVGGQDKIRPLWRHYFQNTQGLIFVVDSNDRDRVVEARDELHRMLNEDELRDAVLLVFANKQDLPNAMNAAEITDKLGLHSLRQRHWYIQSTCATSGEGLYEGLDWLSNNIASKVYN, from the exons ATGGGGCTTAATTTCACAAAGTTGTTCAGCAGGCTATTTGCCAAGAAAGAAATGAGGATTCTGATGGTAGGTCTCGATGCTGCTGGTAAGACTACTATCTTGTACAAGCTCAAGCTTGGAGAAATCGTCACCACCATCCCTACCATCG GATTCAATGTGGAGACTGTTGAGTACAAGAACATCAGCTTCACTGTTTGGGATGTTGGGGGTCAAGACAAG ATTCGTCCCCTGTGGAGGCACTACTTCCAGAACACTCAAGGTCTTATATTCGTGGTTGATAGCAACGACAGGGACCGAGTTGTGGAGGCGAGGGATGAGTTACATCGCATGTTAAATGAG GATGAACTGAGGGATGCTGTCCTTCTTGTATTTGCCAACAAACAAGATCTTCCTAATGCAATGAATGCTGCAGAAATAACTGACAAGCTTGGTCTTCACTCTCTTCGCCAACGCCATTG GTACATTCAAAGCACATGTGCCACATCTGGCGAAGGTCTGTATGAAGGCCTTGATTGGCTCTCCAACAATATTGCTAGCAAGGTATATAACTAA
- the LOC104769715 gene encoding transcription factor WER-like isoform X1, protein MRKKVSSSTGEEGNNEYKKGLWTVEEDKILMDYVKAHGKGHWNRIAKKTGLKRCGKSCRLRWMNYLSPNVKRGNFTEQEEDLIIRLHKLLGNRWSLIAKRVPGRTDNQVKNYWNTHLSKKLGIKDPKTKQSNGDIVYQINLQNPTETSEATKITNIDDGNNNILGDVIQEDRQGSNYLSSLWVHEDEFELSTLTNMMDFIDGHCF, encoded by the exons atgagaaagaaAGTAAGTAGTAGTACTGGAGAAGAGGGAAACAATGAGTACAAGAAAGGTTTGTGGACAGTAGAAGAAGACAAGATCCTCATGGATTATGTCAAAGCTCATGGCAAAGGCCATTGGAATCGTATTGCCAAAAAGactg GTTTGAAGAGATGTGGAAAGAGTTGTCGATTGAGGTGGATGAATTATCTCAGCCCAAATGTGAAAAGAGGCAATTTCACCgagcaagaagaagatcttATCATTAGGCTCCACAAGTTGCTTGGTAATAG gTGGTCTTTAATTGCTAAAAGAGTGCCGGGTCGAACGGATAATCAAGTGAAGAACTATTGGAACACGCATCTTAGTAAGAAACTAGGAATCAAAGATCCGAAGACCAAACAGAGCAATGGTGATATTGTTTATCAGATCAATCTCCAGAATCCTACTGAAACATCAGAAGCAACGAAAATCACGAATATTGATGACGGTAACAATAATATTCTCGGAGATGTAATTCAAGAAGATCGTCAAGGAAGCAACTACCTGAGTTCACTTTGGGTTCATGAGGATGAGTTTGAGCTAAGTACACTCACCAACATGATGGATTTTATAGACGGGCACTGTTTTTGA
- the LOC104769707 gene encoding universal stress protein A-like protein, whose product MLHRPRTIPFPPFWLVPDIVVFLIQFIRSLFPAFSKRSRERETERVSEDMESEPTRVMVAVNESTLKGYPHASISSKKAFEWTLKKIVRSNTSGFKLLLLHVQVQDEDGFDDMDSIYASPDDFRQMRERNKAKGLHLLEFFVNKCHEIGVGCEAWIRKGDPTEVICHEVRRVRPDFLVVGSRGLGPFQKVFVGTVSEFCVKHAECPVITIKRSAEESPQDPADD is encoded by the exons ATGTTACACCGACCGCGCACAATACCCTTTCCACCTTTTTGGCTTGTGCCTGACATAGTTGTGTTTCTCATTCAGTTCATTCGCTCGCTCTTCCCCGCCTTTAGTAaacgatcgagagagagagagacagaacgAGTTAGTGAAGATATGGAGAGCGAGCCGACTCGAGTGATGGTGGCTGTGAACGAGTCGACTCTCAAAGGCTATCCACACGCGTCGATTAGCAGCAAAAAGGCGTTCGAGTGGACGCTGAAGAAGATCGTTCGGTCTAATACCTCTGGCTTCAAGCTTCTCTTGCTCCACGTTCAAGTTCAGGACGAAGATG GTTTTGATGATATGGATAGTATATATGCATCTCCTGATGATTTCCGACAAATGAGGGAGCGTAACAAGGCTAAAGGACTTCACCTTCTTGAGTTTTTCGTTAATAAATGTCATGAGATTGGG GTTGGGTGCGAGGCCTGGATCAGGAAAGGTGATCCCACAGAAGTGATATGCCATGAAGTGAGGCGGGTCAGGCCAGATTTTCTGGTTGTGGGAAGTCGTGGTCTCGGCCCATTCCAAAA GGTATTTGTTGGAACTGTGAGTGAGTTTTGTGTGAAGCATGCAGAATGTCCAGTCATTACAATCAAACGTAGTGCTGAAGAATCTCCACAAGATCCAGCTGATGACTAA
- the LOC104769705 gene encoding ADP-ribosylation factor isoform X2 — MGLNFTKLFSRLFAKKEMRILMVGLDAAGKTTILYKLKLGEIVTTIPTIGFNVETVEYKNISFTVWDVGGQDKIRPLWRHYFQNTQGLIFVVDSNDRDRVVEARDELHRMLNEDELRDAVLLVFANKQDLPNAMNAAEITDKLGLHSLRQRHWYIQSTCATSGEGLYEGLDWLSNNIASKA, encoded by the exons ATGGGGCTTAATTTCACAAAGTTGTTCAGCAGGCTATTTGCCAAGAAAGAAATGAGGATTCTGATGGTAGGTCTCGATGCTGCTGGTAAGACTACTATCTTGTACAAGCTCAAGCTTGGAGAAATCGTCACCACCATCCCTACCATCG GATTCAATGTGGAGACTGTTGAGTACAAGAACATCAGCTTCACTGTTTGGGATGTTGGGGGTCAAGACAAG ATTCGTCCCCTGTGGAGGCACTACTTCCAGAACACTCAAGGTCTTATATTCGTGGTTGATAGCAACGACAGGGACCGAGTTGTGGAGGCGAGGGATGAGTTACATCGCATGTTAAATGAG GATGAACTGAGGGATGCTGTCCTTCTTGTATTTGCCAACAAACAAGATCTTCCTAATGCAATGAATGCTGCAGAAATAACTGACAAGCTTGGTCTTCACTCTCTTCGCCAACGCCATTG GTACATTCAAAGCACATGTGCCACATCTGGCGAAGGTCTGTATGAAGGCCTTGATTGGCTCTCCAACAATATTGCTAGCAAG GCATGA
- the LOC104769713 gene encoding beta carbonic anhydrase 2, chloroplastic — MGNESYEDAIESLKKLLIEKDELKDLAAAKVKKITAELQTVSSSDSKTFDPVERIKEGFVTFKKEKYETNPALYGELAKGQSPKYMVFACSDSRVCPSHILDFHPGDAFMVRNIANMVPPFDKVQYAGVGAAIEYAVLHLKVENIVVIGHSACGGIKGLMSFALDGNNSTDFIEDWVKICLPAKTKVLAESESSKFEDQCGRCEREAVNVSLANLLTYPFVREGVAKGTLALKGGYYDFVNGAFELWGLQFGISPVQSI, encoded by the exons ATGGGAAACGAATCATACGAAGACGCTATCGAATCACTCAAGAAGCTTCTCAT TGAGAAAGATGAGCTGAAGGATTTGGCTGCGGCCAAGGTGAAGAAGATCACTGCGGAGCTTCAGACAGTCTCGTCATCCGACAGCAAAACTTTCGATCCTGTCGAACGTATTAAGGAAGGCTTCGTCACCTTCAAGAAGGAGAAATACGA GACGAATCCTGCTTTGTACGGTGAACTCGCCAAAGGTCAAAGCCCAAAG TACATGGTGTTTGCTTGTTCGGACTCACGTGTGTGCCCATCACACATACTAGACTTCCATCCAGGAGATGCCTTCATGGTTCGTAATATCGCTAACATGGTTCCTCCTTTTGACAAG GTCCAATATGCAGGAGTTGGAGCCGCCATTGAATACGCTGTCTTGCACCTTAAG GTGGAAAACATTGTGGTCATAGGGCACAGTGCATGTGGTGGCATCAAGGGGCTTATGTCATTTGCTCTTGATGGAAACAACTCCac TGATTTCATAGAGGATTGGGTCAAAATCTGTTTACCAGCAAAGACCAAGGTTTTGGCAGAAAGTGAAAGTTCAAAATTTGAAGACCAGTGTGGCCGATGTGAAAgg GAGGCAGTGAATGTGTCACTAGCAAACCTATTGACATATCCATTCGTGAGAGAAGGGGTTGCGAAAGGAACACTTGCTTTGAAGGGAGGCtactatgattttgttaatggcGCCTTTGAGCTTTGGGGACTCCAATTTGGAATTTCTCCCGTTCAGTCTATATGA
- the LOC104769712 gene encoding uncharacterized protein LOC104769712 — protein sequence MAHSIHIYFIYIYIYIYIQIHTAESSRFKFMNRVKNTELFTHSSSEEHIMTMQDLSSTVSFSPSFSVYASGDLVEAAVRVVRESESYNYSVKVDGENDKEFEFETLPLGDESFFHFPTTTLNRSSDDDDVAAGRVTSKDLFYGGWSVDPPLSSPSQSHSSSDSDDFSEEMSPRRCFWSPIRYPARGDGLKTKSKSSSEQRRCRFKELLRRSHSDGAVSTSSASKRCRFKDLLRRSHSDGGGGGEGSSTSPSGNGSPVVKGRNKTMSYKPEVVQRRKSYLPYRQDLIGVFAGMSRFRH from the coding sequence ATGGCACATTCGattcacatatattttatatatatatatatatatatatatatacaaatacacaCAGCAGAGTCAAGTCGTTTCAAGTTTATGAACAGAGTCAAGAATACAGAATTATTTACACATAGCAGCAGCGAAGAGCATATCATGACAATGCAAGATTTATCCTCTACGGTTTCGTTTAGCCCTAGCTTCAGTGTCTACGCTTCCGGTGACCTAGTCGAAGCCGCCGTTAGAGTTGTCCGCGAGTCCGAGAGTTATAATTATTCCGTTAAAGTTGACGGCGAAAACGACAAAGAGTTCGAGTTCGAAACATTACCGTTAGGTGACGAGAGCTTCTTCCATTTCCCGACGACGACTTTGAACCGATCATCCGACGATGATGACGTGGCAGCAGGTCGAGTCACGTCTAAGGATCTTTTCTACGGTGGATGGAGTGTTGATCCGCCTCTATCTTCGCCGTCTCAATCGCATTCATCGTCGGATTCTGACGATTTTTCGGAGGAAATGTCTCCGAGAAGATGTTTCTGGAGTCCGATCAGGTATCCGGCGAGAGGAGATGGCTTGAAGACGAAGAGCAAATCTTCAAGCGAGCAGAGACGGTGTCGTTTCAAGGAGCTTCTGAGGAGAAGCCACAGCGACGGAGCTGTTTCGACCTCTAGCGCTTCCAAACGGTGCCGTTTCAAGGATCTTCTGAGAAGAAGCCACAGCGACGGCGGTGGTGGCGGAGAGGGGTCTTCGACTTCGCCAAGCGGTAATGGCTCGCCGGTAGTGAAAGGGAGGAATAAAACGATGTCGTATAAGCCTGAAGTTGTTCAGAGAAGAAAGTCTTATTTACCTTACAGGCAAGATTTGATCGGCGTTTTCGCCGGGATGAGCAGATTCCGTCATTAA
- the LOC104769710 gene encoding proteasome assembly chaperone 3-like, with product MESLDTNFPVRHRKISFECKGNKTEIVICSYEDHILVIATQIGALGTILHARKEEGMSVEPTFSVSVIFGKRDEPMLTATARRLIEHISSVVPSKPLVLSLGLKDHSSETLKEIVATVIENRIW from the exons ATGGAAAGCTTAGACACTAATTTTCCTGTGCGCCATAGAAAGATCTCCTTTGAATGTaag GGAAACAAGACAGAGATTGTTATCTGCAGCTATGAAGATCATATCCTT gtCATAGCAACACAGATTGGAGCCTTGGGAACTATATTGCATGCAAG GAAGGAAGAAGGGATGTCTGTTGAACCAACATTTAGTGTTTCAGTGATATTCGGAAAGCGAgatgag CCAATGCTGACAGCGACTGCTCGAAGACTCATTGAACACATAAG TTCTGTTGTTCCCTCGAAGCCTCTGGTTCTTTCACTGGGCCTCAAAGATCATTCTTCG GAGACGTTGAAGGAAATAGTTGCGACTGTGATTGAGAATCGCATTTGGTAA
- the LOC104769715 gene encoding transcription factor WER-like isoform X2, giving the protein MSKLMAKAIGIVLPKRLRCGKSCRLRWMNYLSPNVKRGNFTEQEEDLIIRLHKLLGNRWSLIAKRVPGRTDNQVKNYWNTHLSKKLGIKDPKTKQSNGDIVYQINLQNPTETSEATKITNIDDGNNNILGDVIQEDRQGSNYLSSLWVHEDEFELSTLTNMMDFIDGHCF; this is encoded by the exons ATGTCAAAGCTCATGGCAAAGGCCATTGGAATCGTATTGCCAAAAAGactg AGATGTGGAAAGAGTTGTCGATTGAGGTGGATGAATTATCTCAGCCCAAATGTGAAAAGAGGCAATTTCACCgagcaagaagaagatcttATCATTAGGCTCCACAAGTTGCTTGGTAATAG gTGGTCTTTAATTGCTAAAAGAGTGCCGGGTCGAACGGATAATCAAGTGAAGAACTATTGGAACACGCATCTTAGTAAGAAACTAGGAATCAAAGATCCGAAGACCAAACAGAGCAATGGTGATATTGTTTATCAGATCAATCTCCAGAATCCTACTGAAACATCAGAAGCAACGAAAATCACGAATATTGATGACGGTAACAATAATATTCTCGGAGATGTAATTCAAGAAGATCGTCAAGGAAGCAACTACCTGAGTTCACTTTGGGTTCATGAGGATGAGTTTGAGCTAAGTACACTCACCAACATGATGGATTTTATAGACGGGCACTGTTTTTGA
- the LOC104735490 gene encoding serine/threonine-protein kinase BLUS1, producing MESVSEKKFPLNAKDYKLCEEIGDGVSATVHRALCIPLNVVVAIKVLDLEKCNNDLDGIRREVQTMSLINHPNVLQAHCSFTTGHQLWVVMPYMAGGSCLHIIKSSYQDGFEEPVIATLLRETLKALVYLHAHGHIHRDVKAGNILLDSNGAVKLADFGVSACMFDTGDRQRSRNTFVGTPCWMAPEVMQQLHGYDFKADVWSFGITALELAHGHAPFSKYPPMKVLLMTLQNAPPGLDYERDKRFSKAFKEMVGTCLVKDPKKRPTSEKLLKHPFFKQARPPDYLVKTILNGLPPLGDRYRQIKSKEADLLMQNKSEYEAHLSQQEYIRGISAWNFNLEDLKTQAALISDDDSSHAEEPDFNRKQCERQEESVLSPERASSSATAPSQDDELNDIHDLDSSFASFPIKPLQALKGCFDINEDEDNATTPDWKEANLVNSGQQFVTKASIGSLANTTNEEDTAAQNTSLPRHVIAEQKKFLSGSIIPESTFSPKRITNDADREFQQRRYQTERSYSGSLYRTKRDSLDETTEVPHVEHKGRFKVTSADLSPKGPTNSTLTPFGGGSSSPSSLNATSASILPSVQSILQQNAMQREEILRLIKYVEQTSAKQPGSPETSVDELLQTPPATPRERELQSQVMLLQQSFSSLAEELKRQKQRNGQLENQLNALTHRND from the exons atgGAGTCGGTTTCAGAGAAAAAGTTTCCTCTCAATGCAAAAGATTACAAGTTATGTGAAGAAATTGGAGATGGTGTCAGTGCCACTGTGCACCGAGCTTTGTGTATACCTCTTAATGTGGTTGTTGCTATCAAGGTTCTTGATCTGGAAAAGTGCAACAACGATCTG GATGGGATCCGGAGAGAAGTGCAAACAATGAGTCTGATCAACCATCCAAATGTGTTGCAAGCTCATTGCTCATTTACCACTGGACACCAGCTTTGGGTTGTGATGCCTTACATGGCTGGAGGATCCTGTCTCCATATAATAAAGTCTTCGTATCAAGATGGATTTGAGGAACCTGTTATCGCTACTTTACTTCGTGAGACTCTGAAAGCTCTTGTATATCTTCATGCTCATGGGCATATTCATAGGGATGTGAAG GCTGGAAACATTTTATTGGACTCCAATGGTGCCGTTAAGTTAGCAGACTTTGGAGTATCAGCTTGCATGTTTGATACAGGAGATAGACAACGTTCCAGAAATACATTTGTTGGGACTCCATGCTG GATGGCTCCTGAAGTCATGCAGCAACTACATGGATATGATTTCAA AGCAGATGTATGGTCATTTGGAATAACCGCACTTGAACTGGCACATGGCCATGCTCCATTTTCCAAGTATCCGCCAATGAAG GTTTTGCTGATGACGTTACAAAATGCACCTCCTGGACTTGACTACGAGAGAGACAAAAGATTCTCAAAA GCCTTCAAGGAAATGGTGGGTACATGCCTGGTGAAGGACCCGAAGAAGCGTCCAACTTCAGAAAAACTTCTGAAACACCCTTTTTTCAAACAAGCACGTCCACCTGATTACCTGGTTAAAACAATTCTAAATGGTCTTCCTCCATTAGGTGATCGCTATAGACAAATAAAG TCAAAGGAAGCTGATCTCCTAATGCAAAACAAATCTGAATATGAAGCGCACTTATCACAG CAAGAATATATAAGGGGAATAAGCGCTTGGAATTTTAATCTCGAGGACCTAAAAACTCAAGCTGCCCTT ATCTCGGATGATGATAGTTCACATGCTGAAGAGCCCGACTTCAACCGAAAGCAATGTGAAAGACAGGAAGAATCTGTACTTTCCCCAGAAAGGGCTAGCAGCTCAGCAACAGCTCCTAGTCAGGAT GACGAACTGAACGATATTCATGATCTAGATAGTTCTTTCGCCTCATTTCCAATCAAGCCTCTTCAAGCACTCAA AGGCTGCTTTGATATCAACGAGGACGAGGATAACGCAACTACTCCTGATTGGAAAGAAGCAAATCTAGTAAATTCTGGACAACAGTTTGTAACAAAGGCTTCCATAGGATCTCTGGCCAATACCACGAATGAAGAGGACACTGCTGCGCAAAACACTTCATTACCACGTCATGTAATTGCCGAACAGAAAAAGTTTTTGAGCGGTTCAATTATACCAGAGAGTACCTTTTCTCCAAAAAGAATCACAAATGATGCTGACAG GGAGTTTCAGCAGCGTAGATATCAAACAGAACGGAGCTACAGTGGATCATTGTATCGCACAAAGAGAGATTCCT TGGACGAGACGACAGAAGTCCCGCATGTGGAGCACAAGGGACGGTTTAAGGTCACATCAGCAGATCTGAGTCCTAAG GGACCAACAAACTCTACACTCACACCATTTGGTGGAGGGTCAAGCAGCCCGAGCTCCCTCAATGCTACGTCGGCCTCAATCCTCCCATCAGTTCAGTCGATTTTGCAGCAAAACGCCATGCAACGG GAAGAGATTTTGAGACTAATTAAATACGTGGAGCAAACCTCTG CCAAGCAACCTGGATCACCTGAGACAAGCGTCGATGAGCTATTGcag ACACCTCCTGCAACGCCACGAGAGAGAGAACTCCAGTCCCAAGTCATGCTACTACAACAAAG CTTTTCGAGCCTAGCAGAAGAACTAAAGAGACAAAAGCAGAGAAATGGGCAG TTGGAGAATCAGTTGAATGCATTAACACACAGAAATGATTGA
- the LOC104772260 gene encoding F-box/LRR-repeat protein At3g58980-like → MDRISDLPDGIIIRILSFLSIDEAASTSVLSTRWRDMFAFTPHLHLSLTKPRKFLPFVDHRRYFMDFVDRVLAVSGNSAIKSFTLKCRLGVGSAHTNRWICNVLNRGVLDLHLDAKAQEPLIFEVFACKTLVKLKLNRFEIPMLPEDASLPALKIISLHFVTFYNLDAFEKLISACPLLEELIMIYIAWELWKCSHIFSCPTLKRLTIGCIGFSVELGSMSFDNPNLVYLEYSDFVQLQYPVVNLDSLVEAKIGLTMKEGGPDNCDPSNLIRGLRNVEILNLSCPETVEIFGIFHEAMPMFANLLHLTITSEVDFCSSVSSLPSLLKKAPNLHTLVIKGILRHDNPVSECECFLGCSRLSSCPVKVLEITEYEGSIKELDRMKRFLEELSCLELVKVCASAKDDKEKLRLSTDLLMLCRASSQCEIKVEFS, encoded by the exons ATGGATAGGATCAGCGATCTACCAGATGGGATTATTATCCGCATTTTGTCTTTCCTCTCGATAGATGAAGCTGCTTCAACTTCGGTTCTCTCCACGAGATGGCGTGATATGTTTGCCTTCACACCACATCTCCATTTGTCCCTTACCAAACCAAGAAAATTCTTGCCTTTCGTTGATCACCGACGATATTTCATGGATTTCGTGGATCGAGTGTTGGCTGTTTCAGGCAATTCCGCCATAAAGAGTTTCACTCTGAAATGTCGACTTGGTGTTGGCTCAGCTCATACCAACCGTTGGATATGTAATGTGCTGAACCGTGGTGTCTTGGATCTTCATCTTGACGCAAAAGCTCAAGAACCACTAATCTTCGAGGTCTTTGCTTGCAAGACACTTGTTAAGTTGAAACTGAATCGTTTCGAAATTCCTATGCTTCCTGAGGATGCTTCTCTTCCAGCTCTTAAGATTATCTCTCTTCATTTCGTTACATTTTATAACCTTGACGCATTTGAAAAGCTTATCTCTGCTTGCCCTTTACTTGAGGAGTTGATCATGATTTATATTGCGTGGGAACTTTGGAAATGTTCTCACATCTTCTCCTGTCCAACCCTTAAGAGACTTACCATTGGATGTATCGGTTTTAGTGTTGAGTTGGGGAGCATGAGTTTTGATAATCCAAATCTTGTCTACTTGGAATACTCTGATTTTGTTCAGCTTCAGTATCCAGTTGTTAATCTTGACTCCCTTGTTGAAGCTAAGATAGGGCTTACAATGAAAGAGGGAGGTCCTGATAATTGCGATCCATCGAATCTGATAAGGGGATTAAGAAATGTCGAGATCCTCAACTTATCATGTCCTGAAACTGTGGAG atttttgggATCTTCCATGAAGCAATGCCTATGTTCGCAAACCTCTTACATTTAACTATTACATCTGAAGTGGATTTCTGTTCATCTGTTTCGTCTCTACCATCTCTGCTGAAGAAAGCTCCAAATTTACACACTCTTGTCATCAAG GGTATCTTGCGCCATGATAATCCTGTATCTGAGTGCGAATGCTTCTTAGGATGTTCTCGTTTATCTTCATGTCCTGTGAAGGTCTTAGAAATAACAGAGTACGAAGGAAGTATCAAAGAGCTGGACCGAATGAAGCGTTTCTTGGAGGAGTTGTCATGTCTTGAGCTCGTTAAAGTTTGCGCCTCCGCAAAAGACGACAAAGAAAAGTTGCGGCTCTCCACGGATTTGCTAATGCTTTGTAGAGCTTCTTCTCAATGTGAGATCAAGGTCGAGTTTTCTTGA